The window TCAAGTGAACAAATGGCAATAGACATAAGTaaaattcacaataaaaatcTTCAAGCTCAGCTTTGACTACCTGCCAGACCTAGCTGTACCATGAGACTGTAGTGGGTTTTTGCATGTCCTGTCTATTTGTGGATTGTTCAGGTGTCTGTCCATTTATACGTATGACAGCATGAACTACGAGAACGTCCCCCCCTCATGGGTATGAATTTGCACGTGCAGGTACAGCCAGTTGAACCCAGCAGGTGGTAATGAGGTATTTGTTGTGCAACAGTTTGGTTTTTCCATTGATCAAAAGTGATCAGTGAAAATGTCCTGCTTCCCTGCTGTAGCCCAGCAACTTGTGGCCAGGCTTAGGTGGGGCCAGAAGGCTAGCTGGTCCGCCATTACGGTGAGCCGCTGGTAGAGGGCTCAGCAGAACTGGGCCCCttggaggaggatgaggagaggCTGGGGCTGTGGGTTGACGAGAGGACACCCAACCCTCCGCTGGGGACAGAAGGGGTAGCTGTGGCAGACATGTTAACAGCTGCTGCAGATCGCTGGGCAAAAAGCATTCCTACAGGAAGAACAGAGCAGGACTAgtaatgcacacacattcagagCCAAAATTTACAGAAGAGCACAAATGCTGAGACAAAGGTCTgactcagctgtaaaaacattCCATCAAAAGAGGATCTCAGAGGGCCACAGAACAGACTGACAACTGAGAAAGGGAGAGGAAACACTTACTCCAGTAGAAATAATATCAGCTATGTGGGGTGGGTCGGGTCGTGATGTACGCTTACCTGAGTAAACTGTGCCATTGAGCTCGACAGACACGGTGATGCTGGACGCACTGCTGCAAGTGATGCTCAGAGCCAGGTCCTGCTTGTCCTCTAGAGGGAGACGACGAGACAGAGTGAGCTTTTGTTCGATGTGACACCACACTGGACAGGAGAAGGGGGTTGGGGAAGTGAGACGCAAAGGAAACGGTGTAGGATTCATGGGACTGACCGCGGCTGCTGCCCAGGTTGAGGCCCATGGGCACCTGCGATGCCATGGCTAGCAGATTACGCTGGAAGGCCTGCTGCATGAGCCGATGTTGCTCCTCAGCCAGCCGTGCCACCTTGCGCTCGGGCCCCTCACTCGCTTCCAGCTTCTCGCGCAGCTGGTCCAACGCAGCAGCCCTCGCTAATTGCGGCTGGCCTAATGCCATGGCCATTGGCAGCCGGCTGGGTAGCACAGAGGGGGAGACCTCCTCTGCCACAAGCAGGTACAAACACAGGCAACATATCATTTCCGGATgggtaaattgctttagagaagttaagaatcacacatctgcaactatttcgctttctcctaatgtaatagacaaattgtatttctctgagatgtacgtcgctttggagaaaagagtctgctaaatgaataaacgtaacaCAAACTGGTCAAGCGGAAATACAACTGCACGAAGAGGCAGCGCACAAGCCAGCTTTAGATGAGTTTAACATCTGACTGACCGTTACTAACCCTGTAGGGAGCAGGAAATGTTGGGCTTCCTGGACAAGCTTCCTGTTCAAGTTAAAGCCTCTGAGGCTACAAACCTCAAGAGCTAACAGAAGCCCACTTTTAATGAGGACGTGAACAAATGAACAGATACACCACCATGGGTTACTTTaccacacacaggctgaacggGTGTGTAAGCAACTGGACGGATAACACGCTTTTCTACTTTACCATACACAGGACGGGTCAAATCTAGTCCTGGAATAAAGTGCACTTTCTTCTGTAATAgttatcctggaaacatagtaAAATGTCTAgcccacatttttaaattagtccAATGGGGGGCAATCTctaaaaagcaacacacaatgGCTCCTCCCTTTTATCATTACCaattcattcagctgaagcttttctccaagtcgGCTTCCAGTATTAAGATACTTGTACTTAAACatcatttttacaggagcaattccaGATAAGTACCcagctcaagggaactacagatGGAGCAAGCTTTGAACCTCTGAGGGTGGCAGTAAAAATAAGCAAGCGCATTCATCCGTTCATCCATAAATAGCTGTTTGCAAGGATGTATGGCAGGGTAttaccctggatggaacaccagaacagtgaatttttattaaaaaaaaaaaaaaaaaaaaaaaaaaaaaaaaaaaaaacacaacctcttactaaattaacaattaaagctcctctacaattatttataggTTATGGTTAGGAAAAATCTTAAgatacagataaataaaaacactattgtcatttttaacaaccgacattacaataaaaaagcCTTCTCGCTACAAACTATTCAAAGTATAATATAGATGGATTAGTTCCAGAAAAACATGCAAGACTAGTCATTTTATTACTAATTATCAGTTAACAACAGCTGAGAACACCaggcatgagctgtaaacaccatggAAGGCAGACAGAATAAGGAGGTCCCACAATGCTATTCTGCCCCATCAACTAATGTTTGGGTCCAGAAACGCAGGACACTTTCACTCCAGAgaaattttacataacaaaacagtgaagaaaatgccattttaaaaaactatatTTGAAAACTTGTAACGAACATTCGTGACACGAGGATCCAACATATTTtaagctgcattaaaaaaaaatgtaactataTCAAAAAAAGAGCAGAGATTAATTAATGAGTAAAACACTTAAGGAGGGAATATAGCCATTAGATAGACAAGTTCAGCATGTCCAACTCTGTTTAATACAGCTCATGACACTGGACATATATATCGTCCTGTTGAATGTCTGCTATGTGTTGGAGCGGCAATAAcctcaaaaacagaaatgaacctCCCCAAAGGCCACAATGTCATTTGCTGCGTGGTTCACTTGTGGACTTGAGCACAAGGCAAAAACACGAGCATGGTTTTGACTGCTACGGATTTCCTGAGAGAGCTGCTGACTGGAAAACCTTGCACTCACCTGCCGCTTTCTTAAGCGCAGGGCCTGGAGAGGCCTGCAGGCCATTGAGCCCGGTTGATGTCCCGCCACCCAGTGAAGACAGGTGCATTTTGGGCGatgagaggatgtggggtgCAGTGCTGGGGGAGGAAGAGAAGCGGTACAGGCTGGCACTGTAGCCCGGACGGCGACCCTCACGGCGATTACTGTCGATGGCAGCCTGCAGCTCCCCTGGAGAGCTGAGACCTTTCTTCTCACACTCATAGGGGTACAAGTACTTCATGTACCTGCACGCATAACAAAGGCAGATGTGCACATGCAGAGGCACCCAGGTACATGcacatacagatacacacacaggtCAAGTTCTATAAAATATGAACTCAAGGTATAACATGCTTGAGATGCAcgttcagcattttaaaaacaacaaaaaaaaaaaaacagcagtcaaAGTCCTACAGTAAATGACTAATGACTACTGTGAAAACATCTACAGATTAGAGGGCATGTTGGTTTTACATGAAATCATCCTTACTGTGTGCGCAGTGTAAAGGCGGCACTGGTGATAGAGGTGGGCAAGTTGAGGCCTTTGGTAATCTCCCTCCAGATCTTCTTGTTGATGACCTCCACCAGACCACCCTTCTCTGTCACCAGCTTATAGAGCATGTAGAGGTCCAGAACCTGCTTGGCCATGATAGGGATACGGTTCACTGGGGTTCCTGGTGCAGAAAGATAAAATGGCTCCATTTACTCTCTGCAGAAGTCAGAGAAAGTGTCAGCACAAGCAATGCGGCTGGATATGAACCTTTACCAGAGTGCCATCCACTGTCAGTCCCAGGAGAAGCTGGAGTGTGCAGTTCCTCCGGGGAGATATGTACATGTACTTGAGCACTGACCTGCCTCGACAAGCGCA of the Scleropages formosus chromosome 7, fSclFor1.1, whole genome shotgun sequence genome contains:
- the arid3b gene encoding AT-rich interactive domain-containing protein 3B — protein: MVDNSGGSSSKAQMPSLSQEGGLGGGYPQGGMAGVKLEAVMEQLQRQQQARLEMERKERHLREAHIIYAQQMAAQQAILAAASTSGTPLGTGFLAKALPGGVSALGPQTRVSNQSSVDSEREDEDGRGRDSESGSEEGEEELMEAGEGSEEDRAGGGSALEYLRKQTLALQQGTSRPRPYPSAGGAQPAPSPPVRVKQEPEDGASPTRRHFSTSPNGQADWSYDDPFKQSDSGAWTDEVDGVRGRGEASRDFAKLYELDNDPKRKEFLDDLFSYMQKRGTPVNRIPIMAKQVLDLYMLYKLVTEKGGLVEVINKKIWREITKGLNLPTSITSAAFTLRTQYMKYLYPYECEKKGLSSPGELQAAIDSNRREGRRPGYSASLYRFSSSPSTAPHILSSPKMHLSSLGGGTSTGLNGLQASPGPALKKAAEEVSPSVLPSRLPMAMALGQPQLARAAALDQLREKLEASEGPERKVARLAEEQHRLMQQAFQRNLLAMASQVPMGLNLGSSREDKQDLALSITCSSASSITVSVELNGTVYSGMLFAQRSAAAVNMSATATPSVPSGGLGVLSSTHSPSLSSSSSKGPSSAEPSTSGSP